CCTCCATCAGAGGAAAACAAGGAATCAATAAGTAAGAAAGAGCAGAAAGAAAGACAATAATATCCCTCCCTATTAATATTTTGGGGAGGGATTTCAGCATTAAGGATGATGAATCCTTAAGCCTTAAGGGAGAAATGGGGTTCTCTTCATAGGTTTTATTCCATCTCAAACAAATGGTCTAAGATAAGAAAAAAATTTTTAACTTTTTTCAAAATTTTTTCAATTTTTTGTATTTTTAGGGACAAATTTCTCCTTTTTGTGCCCTTGAGAAACAATCTCTGTTTTTATCACTATCTACGTAAAATCAGTAATAGTATACACTTACGATGATGTCCGAGGTTTTCAGTAATTTTTCCTCTTTTTCTTTAAATGTCCGAGGGTATTGAGAGGATTTTGGAAGCCTAAACCTCCTTTCTCATAACTATAAGTATTGATAAATACAGGAGTTAAACATTTTCTAAACATTTTCAGAAAGGAGAAAATCTATGTCGTCGGTTATGAAGTTAAATTTTCATAAAATTTCTCTTCGTGTATAGGTATATTCTACTCTTAGAGTATTTAAGAAGAATAAGAGGGATGAAAATATCCCATGTCCGAGGTTTCTATCCTGTTTTTCCCTCCTAATACTGTTATATATTATATCCTTTAAGTCTCAAACTAAACTTTAAATAATCTCATACTAAACTTTACATAACAGCTTTCTAATTCCCTTTATTATGAAATTATTGCAGATTTCGATGATATATCAGTTTATAACATAAATCAAGAATATAGAATTTCATCTACAAAAATATATAGTAAAAATACCGATGAATTTATGATTCTTAATACAGATATTCTGTGAACAATCTATAGATTAAAGTATTTGCTAAATTATGAATTCGATAAGTCTTAAACTTTTATTCAAAATGCTATTTTTTGTATTTCAATATTTATAAAGCTGTAAAAATTAAAGAAGCCAGCTGTGTTAAATTACCTAAAGGAGTCGTTGCAAAATATCATTCTCAAAGTATGTTCTTATAACATGCAGGATGTCCTAGGTTTGTATATATTTTCACTTGTTAATTAAGTAAGGCCCCAACAATGTATATAGAAGATTCCTAGTAAAGAAAAAAGTGATTTATTCTTAGCTTAGTTAAATGAAAGCTCTCTCTCTCTCTCTCTCTCTCTCTCTCTCTCTCTCTCTCTCTCTCTCTCTCTCTCTCTCTCTTATTTTTTATATTGATATTGCTGTTATGGACGGCATCGTGTAGTATTCAAGACAGTTACACTAATGCTAAAATATTTTAGAAATGTAAATGGAAACAACAAACGATGATAATTGAGGTTTGTCTTAACAGTTTTCAGTAGTGGTCGAAAAAATAAAGGAACTGTCATATTTTTAGAAATGCTATCTTTAGCTGTGTAGATGCCTGATAAAAACTACAAATAAATCCTCTTTTTGTAAATCTACTATTTTTTCCATGATAATACACAAATTCTCAATAAAAACTTTGATTCTTGCTCATGAATAAAATATAACACAGTTTTACACTCCCAAAAACAAAAAGCTAATTATCAAAATAATAGATAATTAGCTTTATATATAATTGGACTCGATGGGGATCGAACCCATGCCCCCTTGAATGCCATTCAAGTGCGCTACCAACTGCGCTACGAGCCCTTAGGTATTTTTATAGTAACAGAAGATTATAGAAAAATCAATTCTTTTAAATAATAAATTTTAAATGTCCGTCTTCTTCTATCGTAACATTAAGGGGGGTAATAGAAATAAATTCATTTACATTACAGCTCGCTTCTGGAAAATGAGTACGAATGTAGTTTTCTGTATAGCCTTCACGAATACCACGTTTAGCACTTTCTGTCAAGACTTTGTAAGTTTTCCCGAGACAATTTTTTTTGGCAAATTCTAAGGCAGTTTTTTGGCAAATTTCTCTTAATAATTTTTCGCGTTCTTTTTTTATTTCTGCTGGCATATCCTTGAACCGAGCAGCTGTTGTGCCTTCGCGTTGAGAGTAGGGAAAAATATGTACACGGATAAATTCTGCATTTTTGACCATATTCAAAGTTTCTTGAAATTCTTGATCTGTTTCATTAGGAAATCCAACAATAATGTCGGTAGTTAGTCCAATATCGGGTCGGATATTTTTCATAGTATTGATCAATTTTAAAAAATCATGACAATTATACCGCCGATGCATGCGTTTGAGCACAGAATCTGATCCTGATTGCACAGATAAATGAAAATGCGGGGCCATTTTCGGGTGTTGCAAACATTCCAGCAGTACAGGATCAAATTCATCTGGTTGCAATGATGAAAGACGAATTCGAAAATCGTTGTCATATGCTAGTAAAGATTGTACAAGTTTACCTAATTTACCATGTTCGAATGAAAAGTCACTTAGATTGATACCTGTAAGAACAATTTCTTTATATCCAGATTCTAAAAGTGTAACAAATGCGTGATGAATTTTGTGGAAATCTTGACTACGGCTTCTACCTCGAGCAAAGGGAATTTTACAGAACGAACAAAATTTATTACATCCATCTTGGATTTTTAAAAAAGCACGTGTTCTTTCAAATCCAGAAATTTCTGGAAATTCTGTTAAATCTTTACCTTTTGTAATCTTCTGACCTAAATCTAATAATGGCAAATATTCATGTATACTAAATTTTTGTTCGTTCCTTAAGATAAGGTCAATGTAATTTTTTTCTGCGAGTTCTAATCCATCAGTAGTAGCGTAACAACCAGTCGCAATGACTTTTTTGCCTTGTGCTTTTGCTCTCCGCATATATTTCCGGCCTTTTTCATCGGCTTTAGCTGTTACGGTGCATGTATTGACAATAACAATTTCTGCCTCTTCTTGATCATCACAAATCGTATGGCCTTGAGCTTTAAGTTTTGTAAGGATTGCTTCGCCTTCAAAAGTATTCAATTTGCATCCAAGATTGATAAGATGTATTTTTTTCATGGTGTCTTCCTAAAATCATAGTTTCAAAGGCGCAAAACCGTATTGATCAAGTAGACCTTCCCGGCTGTCCGTATCGGGAAAAGTATCGCCTATATTCTTAAGAATAACTTCCAGTTTTGGATCAAGAGCATGCAGCTGATGTATAAGATATTCACCGACACTGCCATTTTGAATACCTTCCTCAACTATAATAATCCGTGAAAAATTTCCAAGATATTCGATGACTTTTTCAGAAACAGGTTTAGCAAATCGAAGTTGATAAACAGCATAAGATAAGTTGTTTTTTTGTAAATAATTAAGTGTTTCCTCAATGAGAGACCCTAAAAGAACAATAACAGTATCTGAACCGTTTTTAATTTCGAATCCCATACCGAGTTCAATCGGAGGCAATTGTATATCTACATCAGGTTCTGTATCTTTGGGATAGCGAATAGCAAAAGGACCATGAAATTCTAAAGCAAATTGTAACATCATTGAAAGTTCTTTTTGATTCAGTGGTGCTGTTATTGTCATATTAGGAATAGTTCGCAGAAAAGCAATGTCAAAAACTCCTTGGTGAGTTTTTCCGTCTGCTGGAACTAGCCCAGCTCTGTCCAGACAGAAAATTACAGGATAATTACCAATACCTACATCATGTATGAGCTGATCATATGCGCGCTGCAAGAATGTTGAATAAATGGCTACTATTGGTTTGTATCCTTGAGTTGCCAGGCCAACCGCCAAAGTGACAGCGTGCTGTTCTGCAATGCCAACATCAATAAAACGATCAGGGAATTTTTTCGCAAATGCTGCTAATCCTGTTCCTTCACGCATTGCTGCGGTAATTGCGATAATTTTTGGATTTTGTTCTGCCAGTTGAATAATAGATTCTCCAAATGTTTGGGAACGGGTTTTCTGCGGTCCCGCAAGTGCTATACTGTCATCTTGTGCTGAAATTCCATGAAAATTAATAGGATTATTTTCACTTTTGGTATGACCCAGGCCTTTTTGAGTAATAATATGAAGCAATATTGGTCCTGATTCATTTTTGATAGAACTGAAAAGGTTAATAAGATGAATAAGGTCGTGCCCATCAAACGGTCCCAAATACTTAACTCCTAAATTATCAAAAATTGTGTGGTGTCGAAAAATTATTTTTTTGATACCTGATTTTGTTTGAAAAATAGCATCTTTTAACCAGCTACCTAGTCTGGATTTATCTAAAATACGATAAATTTTTCGTTTTAACTGTAAATAATTTTTATTTGTCCTAAGGTAATCAAGATGTTTAGCAATACCACCGACATTCTCAGAAATAGACATTTTATTGTCGTTTAAAATAATGATCAATGGTATGTCACGCCATGATGCATCGTTTAAAGCTTCATATACCATGCCACTGGTAAATGCTCCATCACCAATAATAGCAATGGTTGAGGATGGATTTTGAGACATTTTTTTTGCTGTTGCAATGCCAACACCTAACGATACAGATGTAGAGCTATGACCTGCATGAATAACATCATGAATGCTTTCTTTAGGTGATGGATATCCGGAAAGTCCATTTTTGGTTCTGAGCGTAGGAAAAAGATCTTTTCGTCCTGTAAGGATCTTATGAACATAAGCTTGATGCCCTACATCCCAAATAAATGAATCTTCAGGGGAATTAAAAACATAATGAAGTGCAATAGTTAATTCCACGACTCCTAAATTTGGAGCTAAGTGCCCACCGGTTTGAGTAATATTATTAATAAGAAATTCTCTAATATCATTTGCTAAATAACTTAATTCATCGACAGCAAGGTATTTAATATCTTGAGGGGAAAAAATTTTGTTAAGAATTTTATATGCCACGTGCCTTACTTTTAGGGGTTGTCAATACCCGAAATTTTAAACGTCTAAATCTTCTGTAATAGTAGACTCACTGCTTTCAGCGAGAGTAATTTCTTTTATTCGTGCAGGATATAAGTTACGGAAGTCATCTAAAATAGGATTTTTTGATTTTTCTACAGGACCTAAAATTTCAGCAACTTCACTGGCATTGAGTGTTTCTTTTTCCAGCAGAATTTCTGCAAGTTCAATTAATTTATCTTTATGTTCTGTGAGCATATCAACAGCAGCTTGATAACCTACAGTAATGATCCGTTTAATTTCTTCGTCAATTGCTTCGTGAGTTTTTTCCGAGTATGTTTTACGTGATGAAATATCTTTCGCAAGAAAAATGGGTCCATCGCTTTCGCCATATTGCACAGGGCCTAAAATATCACTCATACCCCATTCGCAGACCATATTGCGTGCATAACGCGTGACTTGTTGAATGTCTCCTCTGGCACCTGCACTAATGTATTCTTTGCCAAACATAATTTCTTCGGCAGCCCGGCCTCCTAAAGCCATAACAATATTTTCTTCAACTTTCTTTTTAATGTAAGAATATTTATCATTTTGAGGTAGGAAAAATGTTACTCCTAATGCCTGACCGCGCGGAATAATGGTAACTTTGTGAACAGGGTCAACCAAACTTAAAAAATGTCCAGTAACCGCATGTCCTGCTTCGTGATAAGCAGTTGTTAGTTTATCTTCGTCAGTCATCACCATAGAACGCCGTTCTGGTCCCATCATTACTTTATCTTTAGCAAATTCAAAATCTTCATTATAAATTTCTTTACGATTTTCACGTCCAGCTTTTAATGCTGCTTCGTTAGCTAGGTTTGCTAGATCGGCTCCTGTAAATCCAGGTGTGCCTTTAGCAATGGTGGAAAGATCAACATGTGGAGCAAGTTTCATTTTTCGGGTATGAACCTTGAGAATTCCTTCACGTGCTTTGACATCAGGCCTGTCAACAACAACTGAACGATCAAAACGCCCTGGACGTGTCAACGCTGGATCCAGAATATCTGGCCTATTAGTAGCAGCAATAAGGATAAGTCCTTCGGACGAGTCAAAGCCGTCCATTTCTACGAGAATTTGGTTTAGGGTTTGTTCGCGCTCATCATGTGAACCTCCCCAACCAGCTCCACGTGCTCGCCCTACTGCATCAAGTTCGTCAATGAAAATAATAGCAGGAGCTTTTTTCCGTCCGTTAGCAAATAAATCGCGAACACGTGATGCCCCTACACCTACAAACATTTCTACAAACTCAGACCCTGATACGCTGAAAAAGGGAACGTTAGCTTCACCAGCAACAGCTTTGGCAAGCAATGTTTTTCCTGTACCTGGAGGTCCTACTAATAATACCCCTTTGGGGATTTTTGCTCCTAATTCGGTAAATTTTGCAGGATTTTTCAGGAATTCTACGACTTCTTCAAGATCTTGTTTTGCCTCTTCAGCACCGGCCACATCTTTGAACAATTTCTTTTCAGTGATGTCTTTATGCAGGCGTGCACGGCTTTTTCCGAAGTTCATAGCTTGACCAGGACCGCCACCGCTACCTCCGCCTTTTGCAAAAGAGCTCCATAGAAACAGCAATACAGCAGAAATGATAATTACCCACCAAAAACTGCCGCTACTTTCTTTAGAAATAATTTCACCACCGATTGTGATATTATTGGAACGTAGTAGAGGTAAAAGTTCTGGATCGTCCATGGGAATAACCGTACGAAAACGCTCAGGTTCAAGGATGCCGTCACCTTTGAAAAAGCCTTCGATTACCTGTCCTTTAATACGTACAGCCCGTATACGTCCGTCTTTTACGCTTTGAAAAAATTGAGAATAATCGATAATAGTTTGGGGTGGGTTGAAACGCGTAAAAATTACGAAAATTCCCAATGAAATAAGCAGAAACAGCCCAAAATATAAGCCTTGATTACCGCCGCCCAATGGGGCATCTTTACGCTTTGTCCGTCTAGCCATGGAAACTCCTTATTTATGCACTTGATTCTTTTTCTTGACTTAAATTATCGGATTTTTTTCAGATAAAACTAAATTTATCTATTAAAAATTAATCTTTATACCCAATATAAGGCAAA
Above is a genomic segment from Brevinema andersonii containing:
- the mtaB gene encoding tRNA (N(6)-L-threonylcarbamoyladenosine(37)-C(2))-methylthiotransferase MtaB — its product is MKKIHLINLGCKLNTFEGEAILTKLKAQGHTICDDQEEAEIVIVNTCTVTAKADEKGRKYMRRAKAQGKKVIATGCYATTDGLELAEKNYIDLILRNEQKFSIHEYLPLLDLGQKITKGKDLTEFPEISGFERTRAFLKIQDGCNKFCSFCKIPFARGRSRSQDFHKIHHAFVTLLESGYKEIVLTGINLSDFSFEHGKLGKLVQSLLAYDNDFRIRLSSLQPDEFDPVLLECLQHPKMAPHFHLSVQSGSDSVLKRMHRRYNCHDFLKLINTMKNIRPDIGLTTDIIVGFPNETDQEFQETLNMVKNAEFIRVHIFPYSQREGTTAARFKDMPAEIKKEREKLLREICQKTALEFAKKNCLGKTYKVLTESAKRGIREGYTENYIRTHFPEASCNVNEFISITPLNVTIEEDGHLKFII
- the dxs gene encoding 1-deoxy-D-xylulose-5-phosphate synthase; this translates as MAYKILNKIFSPQDIKYLAVDELSYLANDIREFLINNITQTGGHLAPNLGVVELTIALHYVFNSPEDSFIWDVGHQAYVHKILTGRKDLFPTLRTKNGLSGYPSPKESIHDVIHAGHSSTSVSLGVGIATAKKMSQNPSSTIAIIGDGAFTSGMVYEALNDASWRDIPLIIILNDNKMSISENVGGIAKHLDYLRTNKNYLQLKRKIYRILDKSRLGSWLKDAIFQTKSGIKKIIFRHHTIFDNLGVKYLGPFDGHDLIHLINLFSSIKNESGPILLHIITQKGLGHTKSENNPINFHGISAQDDSIALAGPQKTRSQTFGESIIQLAEQNPKIIAITAAMREGTGLAAFAKKFPDRFIDVGIAEQHAVTLAVGLATQGYKPIVAIYSTFLQRAYDQLIHDVGIGNYPVIFCLDRAGLVPADGKTHQGVFDIAFLRTIPNMTITAPLNQKELSMMLQFALEFHGPFAIRYPKDTEPDVDIQLPPIELGMGFEIKNGSDTVIVLLGSLIEETLNYLQKNNLSYAVYQLRFAKPVSEKVIEYLGNFSRIIIVEEGIQNGSVGEYLIHQLHALDPKLEVILKNIGDTFPDTDSREGLLDQYGFAPLKL
- the ftsH gene encoding ATP-dependent zinc metalloprotease FtsH codes for the protein MARRTKRKDAPLGGGNQGLYFGLFLLISLGIFVIFTRFNPPQTIIDYSQFFQSVKDGRIRAVRIKGQVIEGFFKGDGILEPERFRTVIPMDDPELLPLLRSNNITIGGEIISKESSGSFWWVIIISAVLLFLWSSFAKGGGSGGGPGQAMNFGKSRARLHKDITEKKLFKDVAGAEEAKQDLEEVVEFLKNPAKFTELGAKIPKGVLLVGPPGTGKTLLAKAVAGEANVPFFSVSGSEFVEMFVGVGASRVRDLFANGRKKAPAIIFIDELDAVGRARGAGWGGSHDEREQTLNQILVEMDGFDSSEGLILIAATNRPDILDPALTRPGRFDRSVVVDRPDVKAREGILKVHTRKMKLAPHVDLSTIAKGTPGFTGADLANLANEAALKAGRENRKEIYNEDFEFAKDKVMMGPERRSMVMTDEDKLTTAYHEAGHAVTGHFLSLVDPVHKVTIIPRGQALGVTFFLPQNDKYSYIKKKVEENIVMALGGRAAEEIMFGKEYISAGARGDIQQVTRYARNMVCEWGMSDILGPVQYGESDGPIFLAKDISSRKTYSEKTHEAIDEEIKRIITVGYQAAVDMLTEHKDKLIELAEILLEKETLNASEVAEILGPVEKSKNPILDDFRNLYPARIKEITLAESSESTITEDLDV